A genome region from Triticum aestivum cultivar Chinese Spring chromosome 2B, IWGSC CS RefSeq v2.1, whole genome shotgun sequence includes the following:
- the LOC123046349 gene encoding uncharacterized protein isoform X5 encodes MTKLFSTLLWVLMVPLSRFIGMAIREGTSSCGWTIGLLTKPSELILTIHRYCNLMVGVSPQKCKLQSEKVLWVKIRLYFLGSMAAAPNQTTTSAGVLCNLGHRRQVRPPPPLKATPPHHHQRRYYTKWNLRRCQENKYRGMSVKLKTPFNGAVYDACDEIQDLFLYIAVISGLLSHAPVVIHVSSGALVNFWRTCEYLMYIQSVHSPERGWRRAERGCVLSFLR; translated from the exons ATGACCAAGTTGTTCTCCACC CTGCTATGGGTTCTCATGGTTCCCCTGTCTCGATTTATTGGAATGGCGATTCGAGAAGGAACATCATCTTGTGGATGGACCATAGGGCTCTTGACCAAGCCGAGCGAATTAATTCTCACAATTCACCGATATTGCAATTTAATGGTGGGAGTGTCTCCCCAGAAATGCAAGCTCCAAAG TGAGAAG GTTTTATGGGTAAAG ATCAGGTTATATTTCCTTGGTAGCATGGCAGCAGCACCCAATCAGACCACAACCTCGGCGGGTGTGCTCTGCAATCTTGGCCACCGTCGGCAGGTACGACCTCCGCCGCCACTGAAAGCTACCCCTCCTCATCACCATCAACGCCG GTACTACACAAAGTGGAATTTGCGCCGGTGTCAAGAGAACAAGTACAG AGGAATGAGTGTGAAGCTCAAGACCCCATTTAATGGAGCCGTCTATGATGCATGCGATGAG ATTCAAGATTTATTTCTGTACATAGCAGTGATTAGTGGATTACTGTCACACGCTCCTGTTGTCATCCATGTCTCCTCAGGTGCCTTAG TGAATTTCTGGCGTACATGTGAATATCTCATGTATATACAATCAGTACACTCACCTGAACGAGGATGGCGGCGAGCAGAGCGGGGTTGCGTCTTGTCCTTCTTGCGTTGA
- the LOC123046349 gene encoding uncharacterized protein isoform X1, which yields MTKLFSTLLWVLMVPLSRFIGMAIREGTSSCGWTIGLLTKPSELILTIHRYCNLMVGVSPQKCKLQRIWINSFELFCSEKVLWVKIRLYFLGSMAAAPNQTTTSAGVLCNLGHRRQVRPPPPLKATPPHHHQRRYYTKWNLRRCQENKYRGMSVKLKTPFNGAVYDACDEIQDLFLYIAVISGLLSHAPVVIHVSSGALVNFWRTCEYLMYIQSVHSPERGWRRAERGCVLSFLR from the exons ATGACCAAGTTGTTCTCCACC CTGCTATGGGTTCTCATGGTTCCCCTGTCTCGATTTATTGGAATGGCGATTCGAGAAGGAACATCATCTTGTGGATGGACCATAGGGCTCTTGACCAAGCCGAGCGAATTAATTCTCACAATTCACCGATATTGCAATTTAATGGTGGGAGTGTCTCCCCAGAAATGCAAGCTCCAAAG GATATGGATAAATAGTTTTGAATTATTTTGTAGTGAGAAG GTTTTATGGGTAAAG ATCAGGTTATATTTCCTTGGTAGCATGGCAGCAGCACCCAATCAGACCACAACCTCGGCGGGTGTGCTCTGCAATCTTGGCCACCGTCGGCAGGTACGACCTCCGCCGCCACTGAAAGCTACCCCTCCTCATCACCATCAACGCCG GTACTACACAAAGTGGAATTTGCGCCGGTGTCAAGAGAACAAGTACAG AGGAATGAGTGTGAAGCTCAAGACCCCATTTAATGGAGCCGTCTATGATGCATGCGATGAG ATTCAAGATTTATTTCTGTACATAGCAGTGATTAGTGGATTACTGTCACACGCTCCTGTTGTCATCCATGTCTCCTCAGGTGCCTTAG TGAATTTCTGGCGTACATGTGAATATCTCATGTATATACAATCAGTACACTCACCTGAACGAGGATGGCGGCGAGCAGAGCGGGGTTGCGTCTTGTCCTTCTTGCGTTGA
- the LOC123046349 gene encoding uncharacterized protein isoform X9 produces MTKLFSTLLWVLMVPLSRFIGMAIREGTSSCGWTIGLLTKPSELILTIHRYCNLMVGVSPQKCKLQRIWINSFELFCSEKVLWVKIRLYFLGSMAAAPNQTTTSAGVLCNLGHRRQVRPPPPLKATPPHHHQRRYYTKWNLRRCQENKYRGMSVKLKTPFNGAVYDACDEVLLLMMPCTTFCLHNPSPSMYLL; encoded by the exons ATGACCAAGTTGTTCTCCACC CTGCTATGGGTTCTCATGGTTCCCCTGTCTCGATTTATTGGAATGGCGATTCGAGAAGGAACATCATCTTGTGGATGGACCATAGGGCTCTTGACCAAGCCGAGCGAATTAATTCTCACAATTCACCGATATTGCAATTTAATGGTGGGAGTGTCTCCCCAGAAATGCAAGCTCCAAAG GATATGGATAAATAGTTTTGAATTATTTTGTAGTGAGAAG GTTTTATGGGTAAAG ATCAGGTTATATTTCCTTGGTAGCATGGCAGCAGCACCCAATCAGACCACAACCTCGGCGGGTGTGCTCTGCAATCTTGGCCACCGTCGGCAGGTACGACCTCCGCCGCCACTGAAAGCTACCCCTCCTCATCACCATCAACGCCG GTACTACACAAAGTGGAATTTGCGCCGGTGTCAAGAGAACAAGTACAG AGGAATGAGTGTGAAGCTCAAGACCCCATTTAATGGAGCCGTCTATGATGCATGCGATGAGGTcttattattgatgatgccatgtACTACATTTTGTTTGCATAATCCATCACCTAGCATGTATTTGTTATAA
- the LOC123046349 gene encoding uncharacterized protein isoform X2, protein MTKLFSTLLWVLMVPLSRFIGMAIREGTSSCGWTIGLLTKPSELILTIHRYCNLMVGVSPQKCKLQRIWINSFELFCSEKVLWVKIRLYFLGSMAAAPNQTTTSAGVLCNLGHRRQVRPPPPLKATPPHHHQRRYYTKWNLRRCQENKGMSVKLKTPFNGAVYDACDEIQDLFLYIAVISGLLSHAPVVIHVSSGALVNFWRTCEYLMYIQSVHSPERGWRRAERGCVLSFLR, encoded by the exons ATGACCAAGTTGTTCTCCACC CTGCTATGGGTTCTCATGGTTCCCCTGTCTCGATTTATTGGAATGGCGATTCGAGAAGGAACATCATCTTGTGGATGGACCATAGGGCTCTTGACCAAGCCGAGCGAATTAATTCTCACAATTCACCGATATTGCAATTTAATGGTGGGAGTGTCTCCCCAGAAATGCAAGCTCCAAAG GATATGGATAAATAGTTTTGAATTATTTTGTAGTGAGAAG GTTTTATGGGTAAAG ATCAGGTTATATTTCCTTGGTAGCATGGCAGCAGCACCCAATCAGACCACAACCTCGGCGGGTGTGCTCTGCAATCTTGGCCACCGTCGGCAGGTACGACCTCCGCCGCCACTGAAAGCTACCCCTCCTCATCACCATCAACGCCG GTACTACACAAAGTGGAATTTGCGCCGGTGTCAAGAGAACAA AGGAATGAGTGTGAAGCTCAAGACCCCATTTAATGGAGCCGTCTATGATGCATGCGATGAG ATTCAAGATTTATTTCTGTACATAGCAGTGATTAGTGGATTACTGTCACACGCTCCTGTTGTCATCCATGTCTCCTCAGGTGCCTTAG TGAATTTCTGGCGTACATGTGAATATCTCATGTATATACAATCAGTACACTCACCTGAACGAGGATGGCGGCGAGCAGAGCGGGGTTGCGTCTTGTCCTTCTTGCGTTGA
- the LOC123046349 gene encoding uncharacterized protein isoform X3, producing the protein MTKLFSTLLWVLMVPLSRFIGMAIREGTSSCGWTIGLLTKPSELILTIHRYCNLMVGVSPQKCKLQRIWINSFELFCSEKVLWVKIRLYFLGSMAAAPNQTTTSAGVLCNLGHRRQVRPPPPLKATPPHHHQRRYYTKWNLRRCQENKYRGMSVKLKTPFNGAVYDACDEIQDLFLYIAVISGLLSHAPVVIHVSSVNFWRTCEYLMYIQSVHSPERGWRRAERGCVLSFLR; encoded by the exons ATGACCAAGTTGTTCTCCACC CTGCTATGGGTTCTCATGGTTCCCCTGTCTCGATTTATTGGAATGGCGATTCGAGAAGGAACATCATCTTGTGGATGGACCATAGGGCTCTTGACCAAGCCGAGCGAATTAATTCTCACAATTCACCGATATTGCAATTTAATGGTGGGAGTGTCTCCCCAGAAATGCAAGCTCCAAAG GATATGGATAAATAGTTTTGAATTATTTTGTAGTGAGAAG GTTTTATGGGTAAAG ATCAGGTTATATTTCCTTGGTAGCATGGCAGCAGCACCCAATCAGACCACAACCTCGGCGGGTGTGCTCTGCAATCTTGGCCACCGTCGGCAGGTACGACCTCCGCCGCCACTGAAAGCTACCCCTCCTCATCACCATCAACGCCG GTACTACACAAAGTGGAATTTGCGCCGGTGTCAAGAGAACAAGTACAG AGGAATGAGTGTGAAGCTCAAGACCCCATTTAATGGAGCCGTCTATGATGCATGCGATGAG ATTCAAGATTTATTTCTGTACATAGCAGTGATTAGTGGATTACTGTCACACGCTCCTGTTGTCATCCATGTCTCCTCAG TGAATTTCTGGCGTACATGTGAATATCTCATGTATATACAATCAGTACACTCACCTGAACGAGGATGGCGGCGAGCAGAGCGGGGTTGCGTCTTGTCCTTCTTGCGTTGA
- the LOC123046349 gene encoding uncharacterized protein isoform X7 encodes MTKLFSTLLWVLMVPLSRFIGMAIREGTSSCGWTIGLLTKPSELILTIHRYCNLMVGVSPQKCKLQRIWINSFELFCSEKVLWVKIRLYFLGSMAAAPNQTTTSAGVLCNLGHRRQVRPPPPLKATPPHHHQRRYYTKWNLRRCQENKYRGMSVKLKTPFNGAVYDACDEIQDLFLYIAVISGLLSHAPVVIHVSSGALVNFWRTCEYLMYIQSVHS; translated from the exons ATGACCAAGTTGTTCTCCACC CTGCTATGGGTTCTCATGGTTCCCCTGTCTCGATTTATTGGAATGGCGATTCGAGAAGGAACATCATCTTGTGGATGGACCATAGGGCTCTTGACCAAGCCGAGCGAATTAATTCTCACAATTCACCGATATTGCAATTTAATGGTGGGAGTGTCTCCCCAGAAATGCAAGCTCCAAAG GATATGGATAAATAGTTTTGAATTATTTTGTAGTGAGAAG GTTTTATGGGTAAAG ATCAGGTTATATTTCCTTGGTAGCATGGCAGCAGCACCCAATCAGACCACAACCTCGGCGGGTGTGCTCTGCAATCTTGGCCACCGTCGGCAGGTACGACCTCCGCCGCCACTGAAAGCTACCCCTCCTCATCACCATCAACGCCG GTACTACACAAAGTGGAATTTGCGCCGGTGTCAAGAGAACAAGTACAG AGGAATGAGTGTGAAGCTCAAGACCCCATTTAATGGAGCCGTCTATGATGCATGCGATGAG ATTCAAGATTTATTTCTGTACATAGCAGTGATTAGTGGATTACTGTCACACGCTCCTGTTGTCATCCATGTCTCCTCAGGTGCCTTAG TGAATTTCTGGCGTACATGTGAATATCTCATGTATATACAATCAGTACACTC ATGA
- the LOC123046349 gene encoding uncharacterized protein isoform X6: MTKLFSTLLWVLMVPLSRFIGMAIREGTSSCGWTIGLLTKPSELILTIHRYCNLMVGVSPQKCKLQRIWINSFELFCSEKVLWVKIRLYFLGSMAAAPNQTTTSAGVLCNLGHRRQVRPPPPLKATPPHHHQRRYYTKWNLRRCQENKYRGMSVKLKTPFNGAVYDACDEIQDLFLYIAVISGLLSHAPVVIHVSSGALVHSPERGWRRAERGCVLSFLR; this comes from the exons ATGACCAAGTTGTTCTCCACC CTGCTATGGGTTCTCATGGTTCCCCTGTCTCGATTTATTGGAATGGCGATTCGAGAAGGAACATCATCTTGTGGATGGACCATAGGGCTCTTGACCAAGCCGAGCGAATTAATTCTCACAATTCACCGATATTGCAATTTAATGGTGGGAGTGTCTCCCCAGAAATGCAAGCTCCAAAG GATATGGATAAATAGTTTTGAATTATTTTGTAGTGAGAAG GTTTTATGGGTAAAG ATCAGGTTATATTTCCTTGGTAGCATGGCAGCAGCACCCAATCAGACCACAACCTCGGCGGGTGTGCTCTGCAATCTTGGCCACCGTCGGCAGGTACGACCTCCGCCGCCACTGAAAGCTACCCCTCCTCATCACCATCAACGCCG GTACTACACAAAGTGGAATTTGCGCCGGTGTCAAGAGAACAAGTACAG AGGAATGAGTGTGAAGCTCAAGACCCCATTTAATGGAGCCGTCTATGATGCATGCGATGAG ATTCAAGATTTATTTCTGTACATAGCAGTGATTAGTGGATTACTGTCACACGCTCCTGTTGTCATCCATGTCTCCTCAGGTGCCTTAG TACACTCACCTGAACGAGGATGGCGGCGAGCAGAGCGGGGTTGCGTCTTGTCCTTCTTGCGTTGA
- the LOC123046349 gene encoding uncharacterized protein isoform X10 yields the protein MTKLFSTLLWVLMVPLSRFIGMAIREGTSSCGWTIGLLTKPSELILTIHRYCNLMVGVSPQKCKLQRIWINSFELFCSEKVLWVKIRLYFLGSMAAAPNQTTTSAGVLCNLGHRRQVRPPPPLKATPPHHHQRRYYTKWNLRRCQENKGMSVKLKTPFNGAVYDACDEVLLLMMPCTTFCLHNPSPSMYLL from the exons ATGACCAAGTTGTTCTCCACC CTGCTATGGGTTCTCATGGTTCCCCTGTCTCGATTTATTGGAATGGCGATTCGAGAAGGAACATCATCTTGTGGATGGACCATAGGGCTCTTGACCAAGCCGAGCGAATTAATTCTCACAATTCACCGATATTGCAATTTAATGGTGGGAGTGTCTCCCCAGAAATGCAAGCTCCAAAG GATATGGATAAATAGTTTTGAATTATTTTGTAGTGAGAAG GTTTTATGGGTAAAG ATCAGGTTATATTTCCTTGGTAGCATGGCAGCAGCACCCAATCAGACCACAACCTCGGCGGGTGTGCTCTGCAATCTTGGCCACCGTCGGCAGGTACGACCTCCGCCGCCACTGAAAGCTACCCCTCCTCATCACCATCAACGCCG GTACTACACAAAGTGGAATTTGCGCCGGTGTCAAGAGAACAA AGGAATGAGTGTGAAGCTCAAGACCCCATTTAATGGAGCCGTCTATGATGCATGCGATGAGGTcttattattgatgatgccatgtACTACATTTTGTTTGCATAATCCATCACCTAGCATGTATTTGTTATAA
- the LOC123046349 gene encoding uncharacterized protein isoform X4, which produces MTKLFSTLLWVLMVPLSRFIGMAIREGTSSCGWTIGLLTKPSELILTIHRYCNLMVGVSPQKCKLQRIWINSFELFCSEKVLWVKIRLYFLGSMAAAPNQTTTSAGVLCNLGHRRQVRPPPPLKATPPHHHQRRYYTKWNLRRCQENKGMSVKLKTPFNGAVYDACDEIQDLFLYIAVISGLLSHAPVVIHVSSVNFWRTCEYLMYIQSVHSPERGWRRAERGCVLSFLR; this is translated from the exons ATGACCAAGTTGTTCTCCACC CTGCTATGGGTTCTCATGGTTCCCCTGTCTCGATTTATTGGAATGGCGATTCGAGAAGGAACATCATCTTGTGGATGGACCATAGGGCTCTTGACCAAGCCGAGCGAATTAATTCTCACAATTCACCGATATTGCAATTTAATGGTGGGAGTGTCTCCCCAGAAATGCAAGCTCCAAAG GATATGGATAAATAGTTTTGAATTATTTTGTAGTGAGAAG GTTTTATGGGTAAAG ATCAGGTTATATTTCCTTGGTAGCATGGCAGCAGCACCCAATCAGACCACAACCTCGGCGGGTGTGCTCTGCAATCTTGGCCACCGTCGGCAGGTACGACCTCCGCCGCCACTGAAAGCTACCCCTCCTCATCACCATCAACGCCG GTACTACACAAAGTGGAATTTGCGCCGGTGTCAAGAGAACAA AGGAATGAGTGTGAAGCTCAAGACCCCATTTAATGGAGCCGTCTATGATGCATGCGATGAG ATTCAAGATTTATTTCTGTACATAGCAGTGATTAGTGGATTACTGTCACACGCTCCTGTTGTCATCCATGTCTCCTCAG TGAATTTCTGGCGTACATGTGAATATCTCATGTATATACAATCAGTACACTCACCTGAACGAGGATGGCGGCGAGCAGAGCGGGGTTGCGTCTTGTCCTTCTTGCGTTGA
- the LOC123046349 gene encoding uncharacterized protein isoform X8, whose protein sequence is MGSHGSPVSIYWNGDSRRNIILWMDHRALDQAERINSHNSPILQFNGGSVSPEMQAPKIRLYFLGSMAAAPNQTTTSAGVLCNLGHRRQVRPPPPLKATPPHHHQRRYYTKWNLRRCQENKYRGMSVKLKTPFNGAVYDACDEIQDLFLYIAVISGLLSHAPVVIHVSSGALVNFWRTCEYLMYIQSVHSPERGWRRAERGCVLSFLR, encoded by the exons ATGGGTTCTCATGGTTCCCCTGTCTCGATTTATTGGAATGGCGATTCGAGAAGGAACATCATCTTGTGGATGGACCATAGGGCTCTTGACCAAGCCGAGCGAATTAATTCTCACAATTCACCGATATTGCAATTTAATGGTGGGAGTGTCTCCCCAGAAATGCAAGCTCCAAAG ATCAGGTTATATTTCCTTGGTAGCATGGCAGCAGCACCCAATCAGACCACAACCTCGGCGGGTGTGCTCTGCAATCTTGGCCACCGTCGGCAGGTACGACCTCCGCCGCCACTGAAAGCTACCCCTCCTCATCACCATCAACGCCG GTACTACACAAAGTGGAATTTGCGCCGGTGTCAAGAGAACAAGTACAG AGGAATGAGTGTGAAGCTCAAGACCCCATTTAATGGAGCCGTCTATGATGCATGCGATGAG ATTCAAGATTTATTTCTGTACATAGCAGTGATTAGTGGATTACTGTCACACGCTCCTGTTGTCATCCATGTCTCCTCAGGTGCCTTAG TGAATTTCTGGCGTACATGTGAATATCTCATGTATATACAATCAGTACACTCACCTGAACGAGGATGGCGGCGAGCAGAGCGGGGTTGCGTCTTGTCCTTCTTGCGTTGA
- the LOC123041788 gene encoding subtilisin-like protease 1, which yields MEATRLSLLSLLPFLLLAIAAVATGGELSTFIVHVQAEENRVFVTADDRKAWYHSFLPDHGRLVHAYHHVASGFAARLTRRELEELSAMPGFLSATRARTYTTLTTHTPEFLGLNVEQGRRNYTSEFGAGVIVGLIDTGIFPDHPSFSDEGMAPPPAKWKGRCDFSGTSCNNKLIGARNFVASFNGPNGTSARVPPVDEFGHGTHTASTAAGAVVPGANVLGNAWGTAAGMAVRAHIAMYKVCYGKVVVGCEDADILAGIDAAVGDGCDVLSMSLGGPSVPFHLDPMAIGTFGAIEKGIFLGNGAYFLGESLYQPDAGFYPLVSAGASGKPFAELCGNGSLDGFDVKGKIVLCELTRDITVLNQGEVVESAGGVAMILASPFFRGYDKLAQANILPASSVDYLAGAAIKSYLSSTPNPVARMGFIGTLLGTSPAPSIVFFSSRGPSRQGTGVLKPDITGPGVNVLAAWPFQVGPPWAPVLPGPTFNIISGTSMSTPHLAGIAALIKSKHLDWSPAAIKSAMMTTADITDRSSIPILNEQHVTANLFATGAGHVDPMKAADPGLVYDITPEDYIGYLCGMYTSQQVSVVARRRIDCLTTVVISDRLLNYPSISVAFPASWNSTAPVVVGRKVKNVGEVPSVYYAAIDMPSSAVSVDVYPRELEFIEANQEMIFSVYVWPRQSGARVVQGALRWVSEKHTVRSPISVTFA from the exons ATGGAAGCCACAAGGCTATCCTTGCTCTCTCTTCTTCCGTTCCTTCTCCTCGCGATCGCTGCCGTGGCAACCGGTGGCGAGCTCAGCACGTTCATCGTCCACGTGCAAGCAGAGGAGAACCGCGTGTTTGTCACCGCGGACGACCGGAAGGCGTGGTACCACTCATTCCTCCCCGACCATGGCCGGCTCGTGCACGCGTACCACCACGTCGCGAGCGGGTTCGCGGCCCGGCTGACGCGGCGGGAGCTCGAGGAGTTGTCCGCCATGCCCGGGTTCCTCAGCGCGACCCGTGCCCGGACCTACACGACGCTGACGACCCACACGCCCGAGTTCCTGGGGCTGAACGTGGAGCAGGGGCGGCGGAACTACACGTCGGAGTTCGGCGCCGGGGTCATCGTCGGCCTGATCGACACCGGCATCTTCCCGGACCACCCGTCCTTCAGCGACGAGggcatggcgccgccgccggccaagTGGAAGGGGCGCTGCGACTTCAGCGGCACCTCGTGCAACAATAAGCTCATCGGGGCGCGCAACTTCGTCGCCTCCTTCAACGGCCCGAACGGCACCTCCGCGCGGGTGCCGCCGGTCGATGAGTTTGGGCACGGCACCCACACCGCAAGCACCGCCGCTGGAGCAGTCGTGCCGGGCGCAAACGTGCTCGGCAACGCATGGGGCACCGCCGCCGGGATGGCGGTCCGTGCGCACATCGCCATGTACAAGGTGTGCTACGGAAAAGTCGTAGTAGGGTGCGAGGATGCCGACATACTGGCTGGGATTGACGCCGCCGTGGGCGACGGCTGCGACGTCCTCTCCATGTCTCTCGGCGGGCCGTCGGTGCCCTTTCACCTAGACCCTATGGCCATCGGGACGTTCGGCGCCATCGAGAAGGGCATTTTT CTGGGGAACGGCGCGTATTTCCTCGGTGAGTCACTCTACCAGCCAGATGCAGGTTTCTACCCGTTGGTGTCCGCGGGCGCGAGCGGGAAACCATTCGCCGAGCTCTGCGGAAACGGCAGTCTAGACGGCTTCGATGTCAAGGGCAAGATAGTGCTGTGTGAGCTCACGCGAGACATCACGGTGCTCAACCAAGGTGAAGTGGTGGAGAGTGCCGGCGGCGTCGCCATGATCTTGGCGAGCCCGTTTTTCCGAGGGTACGACAAGTTAGCCCAGGCGAACATCCTCCCGGCGTCGAGCGTCGACTACCTCGCGGGCGCAGCCATCAAATCCTACCTCAGCTCCACGCCGAACCCGGTGGCGCGTATGGGCTTCATAGGTACATTACTCGGCACGTCACCTGCTCCGTCGATCGTGTTCTTCTCCTCTCGCGGGCCTAGCCGCCAGGGCACTGGCGTTCTGAAGCCCGACATCACGGGCCCCGGAGTGAACGTGCTCGCGGCATGGCCGTTTCAGGTCGGCCCACCGTGGGCGCCGGTTCTCCCTGGGCCGACCTTCAACATCATCTCCGGCACGTCCATGTCGACACCGCACCTCGCTGGCATCGCCGCTTTGATCAAGAGCAAGCACCTGGACTGGTCACCGGCGGCGATCAAGTCGGCCATGATGACGACGGCCGACATCACCGACCGCTCCAGCATTCCCATACTCAACGAGCAGCACGTGACGGCCAACCTCTTCGCCACCGGGGCCGGACACGTCGACCCAATGAAGGCCGCTGACCCTGGCCTAGTCTATGACATTACTCCCGAGGATTACATCGGCTACCTCTGTGGCATGTACACGAGCCAGCAGGTCTCGGTGGTCGCGCGCCGGCGGATCGATTGCTTAACCACCGTCGTGATCAGCGACCGCCTGCTGAATTACCCGTCGATCTCGGTCGCTTTCCCGGCGTCCTGGAATTCGACGGCCCCGGTGGTCGTGGGGCGCAAGGTGAAGAACGTCGGGGAGGTGCCTTCGGTGTACTACGCGGCGATCGACATGCCGAGTAGCGCCGTAAGCGTGGACGTATACCCGAGGGAGCTGGAGTTCATCGAAGCAAACCAGGAGATGATCTTTTCGGTATATGTGTGGCCGAGGCAGAGTGGTGCAAGGGTGGTGCAAGGTGCTCTACGGTGGGTATCCGAGAAGCACACTGTGCGGAGCCCAATCTCCGTCACCTTTGCTTGA